TGTGGTTCCTTTTTTAGAATTAAAAAACCACAAACTAATAATCACTTCAATATTAATAATTATAGGTGAGATAACTTTTTACGCTTCAATTGCCTTATTAGGTAAACAGATAATAAAAAAATTAAAAGGATTTTTAAAAATATTTATAAATAAACATCAACACAGAAATGAAATTAATAACAAAAGTATCGGTAATGAAGAAACCCAAAAACATTAATTATTATTTAATCTTAACATTCCTATTCACAATAAGTAGTCAATTATATTCCCAAAACATTGATAAAAAAAATGTTTTCGGTATTATGGCAGGAGGTAATATATCTAATATTTCTAACTATGAAGGAAAATCATCATTAGGTTTTTCAGGTGGTTTATATTGGGAATGGAAATTTTCAAACAAATTCTCACTTCAATCAAATATTCTTTATTCTCAAAGAGGGGAAAATAAAGATGGTAACTTTTCCGATTTAAAACTAGACTACATCAATATGCCGATATTACTTAAATACTATGCTACAGAGAAACTTGGAGTAATGACTGGTGTATATATGGATTTCTTATTAAATGTTGATAGTTCCAACTTTGACAAAGATGATTTTAAGCAGACTGATTTAGGTATACCTATTGGTGTTAGCTATGATTTATCAAAAAATCTTCAATTAGGGTTATCTTATAATATTGGGCTTACAGATATTCTAGATAACAACCCAAATTCAGATAAACTAACAAATAATTGGGGTAATTTTTCTTTAACTTATATTTTTAAATAATTAAGTAGTAAATAACCTTGTTTATATTTAATTACTACTTCAATAATGCGAGAAGTTAGAAAATACCTCAATAAACTATTTATATCATTATTGTTTTGGATAATTGCAATGGTATTATATACTGTTTTTAGATATTACGGTATATCTGAAGAACTTGTTACTTATGCCAATTTTGATAATGATTTTTCTATGATAGTAAATATAAAACACTCTATTTTTTTTGGTGTTTTATTTGGGGTATTATATTCTTTTATCAACTATTATTTCGAAAGAAAAATTTTCGCTAACCTACCTATGTGGGTTATGTTTGTTCTAGAGTCAATTTTATTCATAATAATTTTTACTCTTACTATTATTATTTTTGGGTTTCAAGTTGATAATGACAACGATAATCTTGACATTTTAGCCTATCTAAATTGGTGGTTTTCAACTAAATTATTTTGGGCTGCGTTATTATATGCTAGTGTTGTATCAATGGGATTGTCGTTTATAAATATAGCTACACAACGATTAGGGCATAAGAATTTTTATAATATACTTATAGGAAAATACAGGCAACCAAAAGAAGAATACAGGGTTTTTATGTTTATAGATTTAAAGTCTTCTACTTCAATTGCCGAAGAGCTTGGGCATTTAAAGTATAGTAAACTAATACAAGATTGCTTTTCTGATTTAAATGCATTATTAAGAAAACATAATGCAGAAATATTTCAATATGTAGGAGATGAAGCAGTAATTATTTGGAATTTTCAAAACGGTATACAAAACAACAATTGTTTAAAAATGTTTTTTGCCTTTATTCAAAGCTTAGAATATAAATCAGAATACTATAAATCTAACTATAATATTATTCCAGAATTTAAGGCTGGTATCCACGCGGGTAAGTTGATGGTTGCCGAAGTAGGTACAATAAAGAAAGAAATTGCATATCACGGTGATGTTATCAATACTACG
The genomic region above belongs to Olleya sp. Hel_I_94 and contains:
- a CDS encoding transporter suffix domain-containing protein; translation: MNNNTNNTESKKNITRTTGYTLLTISFFSWICVFVVPFLELKNHKLIITSILIIIGEITFYASIALLGKQIIKKLKGFLKIFINKHQHRNEINNKSIGNEETQKH
- a CDS encoding porin family protein, which codes for MKKPKNINYYLILTFLFTISSQLYSQNIDKKNVFGIMAGGNISNISNYEGKSSLGFSGGLYWEWKFSNKFSLQSNILYSQRGENKDGNFSDLKLDYINMPILLKYYATEKLGVMTGVYMDFLLNVDSSNFDKDDFKQTDLGIPIGVSYDLSKNLQLGLSYNIGLTDILDNNPNSDKLTNNWGNFSLTYIFK
- a CDS encoding adenylate/guanylate cyclase domain-containing protein; its protein translation is MREVRKYLNKLFISLLFWIIAMVLYTVFRYYGISEELVTYANFDNDFSMIVNIKHSIFFGVLFGVLYSFINYYFERKIFANLPMWVMFVLESILFIIIFTLTIIIFGFQVDNDNDNLDILAYLNWWFSTKLFWAALLYASVVSMGLSFINIATQRLGHKNFYNILIGKYRQPKEEYRVFMFIDLKSSTSIAEELGHLKYSKLIQDCFSDLNALLRKHNAEIFQYVGDEAVIIWNFQNGIQNNNCLKMFFAFIQSLEYKSEYYKSNYNIIPEFKAGIHAGKLMVAEVGTIKKEIAYHGDVINTTARIQSKCNEFEQQLIISQDLYKQFDNLDHYKFKNLGSLLLKGKKMETNLIGVKNCG